The following are from one region of the Anabas testudineus chromosome 2, fAnaTes1.2, whole genome shotgun sequence genome:
- the sgk3 gene encoding serine/threonine-protein kinase Sgk3 isoform X2, translated as MPTALKMEEQPSLPNVSIPCHNEQRDKKKRYTVYKVIVSVRQHEWFVFRRYAEFDKLYNTLRKQFPSMNLKIPAKRIFGDNFDPEFIKQRRAGLHEFIKRIVSHPQLCNHPDVKSFLLMDRLQNLSDASEDEDDKNNSTSRNINLGPSGNPQAKPTDFDFLKVIGKGSFGKVFLAKRKHDEKYYAVKVLQKKIILNRKEQKHIMAERNVLLKNVKHPFLVGLHYSFQTTDKLYFVLDFINGGELFFHLQKERTFPEPRAKFYIAEMASALGYLHSLNIVYRDLKPENILLDQEGHIVLTDFGLCKEGISQTDTTTTFCGTPEYLAPEVLRKQPYDNTVDWWCLGSVLYEMLYGLPPFYSRDTHEMYDNILHKPLVMRPGASGTAWSLLQGLLEKDGTYRLGSKDDFNEIKAHNFFSSINWDDLEQKRIPPPFTPKVSCYCDISNFDPEFTDEMVPNSVCWSQEHSIINASVMEADDAFVGFSYAPASDDSFL; from the exons ATGCCAACAGCCCTCAAGATGGAGGAGCAACCCAGCCTCCCTAATGTCAGCATACCATGCCACAATGAGCAGAGGGACAAGAAGAAGCGCTACACG gTTTACAAAGTTATTGTCTCTGTTAGACAACATGAGTGGTTTGTCTTCAGGCGATATGCAGAGTTTGATAAACTCTACAACACA TTAAGGAAACAGTTTCCATCTATGAACTTGAAAATTCCTGCCAAGAGGATATTTGGGGATAATTTTGACCCTG AGTtcataaaacaaagaagagcAGGGCTACATGAGTTCATCAAGCGAATTGTCTCCCATCCTCAGCTTTGCAACCA TCCAGATGTGAAGAGCTTTCTGCTGATGGACAGATTGCAAAACCTTTCAGATGCCtctgaggatgaagatgataaA AACAATTCTACCTCCAGAAACATTAACCTGGGACCTTCTGGAAATCCACA agccAAACCCACtgactttgactttttaaaGGTCATAGGAAAGGGGAGTTTTGGGAAG GTTTTCCTTGCAAAACgaaaacatgatgaaaagtATTACGCAGTTAAGGTCTTGCAGAAAAAGATCATTCTTAATAGAAAAGAG caaaaacacatcatggCAGAACGCAACGTGCTGCTGAAGAATGTGAAACACCCATTCCTTGTTGGGCTTCATTATTCCTTCCAGACCACAGACAAGTTATACTTTGTGTTGGATTTCATCAACGGAGGAGAA CTGTTCTTTCATCTTCAAAAAGAGCGGACTTTTCCAGAGCCCCGAGCTAAATTCTACATTGCAGAAATGGCAAGTGCACTGGGATATCTGCACTCTCTCAACATTGTCTACAG AGATTTGAAGCCAGAAAACATCCTGCTTGACCAAGAA GGGCATATCGTTTTGACTGACTTTGGACTGTGCAAGGAAGGTATTTCCCAGACAGATACCACCACTACGTTTTGTGGAACACCTGAG TACTTGGCTCCAGAGGTCCTGAGGAAGCAGCCGTATGATAATACAGTGGACTGGTGGTGCCTGGGATCAGTGCTATATGAAATGCTCTATGGTCTG CCACCATTctacagcagagacacacatgaGATGTATGACAACATTCTCCACAAGCCGCTGGTGATGCGTCCTGGTGCCTCCGGCACAGCCTGGTCTCTCCTCCAGGGCCTGCTAGAGAAAGATGGCACATACAGACTGGGGTCCAAGGATGACTTT AATGAAATCAAAGCACACAACTTCTTCTCCTCTATCAACTGGGATGACCTTGAACAAAAGAGGATCCCTCCCCCATTCACACCCAAAGTG aGCTGTTACTGTGATATCTCAAACTTCGATCCTGAGTTCACAGATGAGATGGTGCCCAACTCCGTCTGCTGGTCTCAAGAACACTCCATAATCAATGCCAGTGTAATGGAGGCTGATGATGCCTTTGTAGGCTTTTCTTACGCTCCAGCTTCTGATGACTCTTTCCTGTGA
- the mcmdc2 gene encoding minichromosome maintenance domain-containing protein 2 isoform X1, with product MADIVSLKESVLVYLDRSGGLQKLVEDCKSFNDPQQVEAMYRFCIVVNPSDVIEVDPELGDCVLHDPLRATALFQSVCFLTIKTLSLVEKIHTESQVNIILRFTYLPPFPEYTLDLCSYPRVFSPMRPVSMEGLVIAMTRVTKYTQGARFLCTNDDCPCSTGFHHIRVHAPGATESATVRNDFTCMICNSQLKEDVKFRVLGDKQLVELIHVKAQNVLAAQQQSTLRYQSVTLFLRDELCNSMRIGRLYRVLGIPAHVHQWPNITCSVEANSVQLWEPEYPHKVSASFQDLFKATSSSPWRFSAILAHCFGLNVAPPGLYNTLKLAVLLSLVQSSTDAKDKIFHNLDLLVVTTDTLIVHRLMAYSLSLACHGVRHHSSGEMFASLSRDEHGAGTANIHAGSALLATGGICMLGELGCYRKDKLDAIQSVLESRTVSLFIPGKKYGEDADQQLSLPVECSFWALTELSRWSGRADSAILGIADIGPIAIQLVDAFGLLIQCKEMIGEQALLAQVNHTLLQAVKPEQPQYTSCWNFSTEEYTELVAHARNLQVDLSPGAEKLIHGYYMASRRVRTQSQGVKISVASIELLVSLAEAHCKLCLRTQVLEEDAVIAVLLCENSETLKHGTSALVIPPDSVFPCDLGDIDGLHRRDVMLDNLHQNILHFIYTYAPGADTYITEE from the exons ATGGCTGACATTGTGTCGTTAAAAGAATCGGTTCTCGTCTATTTAGACAGAAGTGGTGGCCTTCAGAAGCTGGTAGAAGACTGCAAATCATTTAATG ACCCGCAACAAGTTGAGGCAATGTACAGGTTTTGTATCGTCGTGAATCCCTCTGATGTGATAGAGGTGGATCCAGAACTGGGTGACTGTGTTCTCCATGACCCCCTAAGAGCAACAGCTTTGTTTCAGTCT GTTTGTTTCCTGACGataaaaacactttcacttgtTGAAAAGATCCACACAGAGAGTCAG GTGAATATCATTCTCAGGTTTACATACCTGCCTCCATTCCCTGAGTACACGTTGGACCTTTGTAGCTATCCTCGTGTGTTCAGCCCCATGAGACCTGTCTCCATGGAGGGCTTGGTCATTGCAATGACGAGGGTCACAAAATATACCCAAGGGGCCAGGTTCCTGTGCACTAACGATGACTGCCCCTGTTCTACAG GATTTCACCACATTCGAGTTCATGCTCCCGGCGCCACAGAGTCAGCTACTGTGAGAAACGACTTCACCTGCATGATCTGCAACTCTCAACTGAAGGAGGATGTGAAGTTCAGAGTTTTGGGAG acaaacaacttGTGGAGCTGATCCATGTGAAAGCGCAGAATGTGTTAGCTGCCCAACAGCAAAGCACGCTCAGATATCAATCTGTCACCCTGTTTCTCAGAG ACGAGCTGTGTAACTCGATGAGAATTGGTCGACTCTACAGGGTGTTAGGCATTCCTGCCCACGTGCACCAGTGGCCCAACATTACCTGTAGTGTAGAGGCAAACAGCGTCCAATTGTGGGAGCCAGAGT ATCCCCATAAAGTCAGTGCTAGCTTCCAGGACTTGTTTAAGGCCACATCCTCTTCTCCTTGGAGGTTCTCTGCCATCCTAGCTCACTGTTTTGGGTTGAATGTGGCTCCCCCAGGATTGTACAACACACTAAAGCTGGCTGTACTGCTCAGCTTGgtgcagagcagcacagatgcAAAAGACAAGATATTTCACAACTTGGATCTTCTGGTTGTCACTACTGACACTCTCATTGTACACAG ACTAATGGCGTACAGCTTGAGTTTGGCGTGTCATGGGGTCAGGCATCACTCCTCTGGGGAGATGTTTGCATCACTGTCCCGGGATGAACATGGAGCAGGAACTGCTAACATCCATGCTGGTTCTGCCCTGCTAGCCACAGGAGGAATTTGCATGTTAGGAGAACTTGGATGTTACAGAAAGGACAAACTGGATGCCATTCAGTCAG TTTTAGAGAGCCGTACAGTGTCTTTGTTCATCCCAGGAAAAAAATATGGTGAAGATGCTGACCAGCAGCTTTCCCTCCCAGTAGAATGCAGCTTCTGGGCCCTCACAGAGTTGTCTCGATGGTCTGGCAGGGCAGACAGTGCCATACTAGGAATAGCG GATATAGGTCCCATAGCAATTCAGCTGGTAGATGCTTTTGGCCTGCTCATCCAGTGCAAAGAAATGATAGGCGAGCAAGCCCTGCTGGCCCAGGTCAACCACACTCTCCTGCAGGCAGTAAAGCCTGAACAGCCCCAGTACACTTCCTGCTGGAATTTTTCTACTGAAGAATACACAGAG CTAGTAGCCCATGCACGAAATTTGCAAGTTGATCTCAGTCCTGGAGCAGAGAAACTTATCCATGGTTATTACATGGCCAGCCGTAGAGTCCGAACACAGAGTCAGGGTGTCAAGATATCTGTGGCCTCAATCGAATTACT gGTCTCTTTGGCTGAGGCCCACTGCAAGCTGTGTCTCAGAACACAAGTATTGGAGGAAGATGCTGTAATTGCTGTGCTCCTTTGCGAAAACTCAGAGACTCTCAAGCATg GGACTTCTGCTCTTGTCATTCCACCTGACTCCGTGTTTCCCTGTGACCTGGGAGATATTGATGGTTTGCACAGGAGAGATGTGATGCTAGATAACCTCCACCAGAATATCCTACACTTCATTTACACCTATGCACCAGGAGCAGACACATACATCACAGAGGAGTAA
- the sgk3 gene encoding serine/threonine-protein kinase Sgk3 isoform X3: protein MEEQPSLPNVSIPCHNEQRDKKKRYTVYKVIVSVRQHEWFVFRRYAEFDKLYNTLRKQFPSMNLKIPAKRIFGDNFDPEFIKQRRAGLHEFIKRIVSHPQLCNHPDVKSFLLMDRLQNLSDASEDEDDKQNNSTSRNINLGPSGNPQAKPTDFDFLKVIGKGSFGKVFLAKRKHDEKYYAVKVLQKKIILNRKEQKHIMAERNVLLKNVKHPFLVGLHYSFQTTDKLYFVLDFINGGELFFHLQKERTFPEPRAKFYIAEMASALGYLHSLNIVYRDLKPENILLDQEGHIVLTDFGLCKEGISQTDTTTTFCGTPEYLAPEVLRKQPYDNTVDWWCLGSVLYEMLYGLPPFYSRDTHEMYDNILHKPLVMRPGASGTAWSLLQGLLEKDGTYRLGSKDDFNEIKAHNFFSSINWDDLEQKRIPPPFTPKVSCYCDISNFDPEFTDEMVPNSVCWSQEHSIINASVMEADDAFVGFSYAPASDDSFL, encoded by the exons ATGGAGGAGCAACCCAGCCTCCCTAATGTCAGCATACCATGCCACAATGAGCAGAGGGACAAGAAGAAGCGCTACACG gTTTACAAAGTTATTGTCTCTGTTAGACAACATGAGTGGTTTGTCTTCAGGCGATATGCAGAGTTTGATAAACTCTACAACACA TTAAGGAAACAGTTTCCATCTATGAACTTGAAAATTCCTGCCAAGAGGATATTTGGGGATAATTTTGACCCTG AGTtcataaaacaaagaagagcAGGGCTACATGAGTTCATCAAGCGAATTGTCTCCCATCCTCAGCTTTGCAACCA TCCAGATGTGAAGAGCTTTCTGCTGATGGACAGATTGCAAAACCTTTCAGATGCCtctgaggatgaagatgataaA CAGAACAATTCTACCTCCAGAAACATTAACCTGGGACCTTCTGGAAATCCACA agccAAACCCACtgactttgactttttaaaGGTCATAGGAAAGGGGAGTTTTGGGAAG GTTTTCCTTGCAAAACgaaaacatgatgaaaagtATTACGCAGTTAAGGTCTTGCAGAAAAAGATCATTCTTAATAGAAAAGAG caaaaacacatcatggCAGAACGCAACGTGCTGCTGAAGAATGTGAAACACCCATTCCTTGTTGGGCTTCATTATTCCTTCCAGACCACAGACAAGTTATACTTTGTGTTGGATTTCATCAACGGAGGAGAA CTGTTCTTTCATCTTCAAAAAGAGCGGACTTTTCCAGAGCCCCGAGCTAAATTCTACATTGCAGAAATGGCAAGTGCACTGGGATATCTGCACTCTCTCAACATTGTCTACAG AGATTTGAAGCCAGAAAACATCCTGCTTGACCAAGAA GGGCATATCGTTTTGACTGACTTTGGACTGTGCAAGGAAGGTATTTCCCAGACAGATACCACCACTACGTTTTGTGGAACACCTGAG TACTTGGCTCCAGAGGTCCTGAGGAAGCAGCCGTATGATAATACAGTGGACTGGTGGTGCCTGGGATCAGTGCTATATGAAATGCTCTATGGTCTG CCACCATTctacagcagagacacacatgaGATGTATGACAACATTCTCCACAAGCCGCTGGTGATGCGTCCTGGTGCCTCCGGCACAGCCTGGTCTCTCCTCCAGGGCCTGCTAGAGAAAGATGGCACATACAGACTGGGGTCCAAGGATGACTTT AATGAAATCAAAGCACACAACTTCTTCTCCTCTATCAACTGGGATGACCTTGAACAAAAGAGGATCCCTCCCCCATTCACACCCAAAGTG aGCTGTTACTGTGATATCTCAAACTTCGATCCTGAGTTCACAGATGAGATGGTGCCCAACTCCGTCTGCTGGTCTCAAGAACACTCCATAATCAATGCCAGTGTAATGGAGGCTGATGATGCCTTTGTAGGCTTTTCTTACGCTCCAGCTTCTGATGACTCTTTCCTGTGA
- the sgk3 gene encoding serine/threonine-protein kinase Sgk3 isoform X1, translating to MPTALKMEEQPSLPNVSIPCHNEQRDKKKRYTVYKVIVSVRQHEWFVFRRYAEFDKLYNTLRKQFPSMNLKIPAKRIFGDNFDPEFIKQRRAGLHEFIKRIVSHPQLCNHPDVKSFLLMDRLQNLSDASEDEDDKQNNSTSRNINLGPSGNPQAKPTDFDFLKVIGKGSFGKVFLAKRKHDEKYYAVKVLQKKIILNRKEQKHIMAERNVLLKNVKHPFLVGLHYSFQTTDKLYFVLDFINGGELFFHLQKERTFPEPRAKFYIAEMASALGYLHSLNIVYRDLKPENILLDQEGHIVLTDFGLCKEGISQTDTTTTFCGTPEYLAPEVLRKQPYDNTVDWWCLGSVLYEMLYGLPPFYSRDTHEMYDNILHKPLVMRPGASGTAWSLLQGLLEKDGTYRLGSKDDFNEIKAHNFFSSINWDDLEQKRIPPPFTPKVSCYCDISNFDPEFTDEMVPNSVCWSQEHSIINASVMEADDAFVGFSYAPASDDSFL from the exons ATGCCAACAGCCCTCAAGATGGAGGAGCAACCCAGCCTCCCTAATGTCAGCATACCATGCCACAATGAGCAGAGGGACAAGAAGAAGCGCTACACG gTTTACAAAGTTATTGTCTCTGTTAGACAACATGAGTGGTTTGTCTTCAGGCGATATGCAGAGTTTGATAAACTCTACAACACA TTAAGGAAACAGTTTCCATCTATGAACTTGAAAATTCCTGCCAAGAGGATATTTGGGGATAATTTTGACCCTG AGTtcataaaacaaagaagagcAGGGCTACATGAGTTCATCAAGCGAATTGTCTCCCATCCTCAGCTTTGCAACCA TCCAGATGTGAAGAGCTTTCTGCTGATGGACAGATTGCAAAACCTTTCAGATGCCtctgaggatgaagatgataaA CAGAACAATTCTACCTCCAGAAACATTAACCTGGGACCTTCTGGAAATCCACA agccAAACCCACtgactttgactttttaaaGGTCATAGGAAAGGGGAGTTTTGGGAAG GTTTTCCTTGCAAAACgaaaacatgatgaaaagtATTACGCAGTTAAGGTCTTGCAGAAAAAGATCATTCTTAATAGAAAAGAG caaaaacacatcatggCAGAACGCAACGTGCTGCTGAAGAATGTGAAACACCCATTCCTTGTTGGGCTTCATTATTCCTTCCAGACCACAGACAAGTTATACTTTGTGTTGGATTTCATCAACGGAGGAGAA CTGTTCTTTCATCTTCAAAAAGAGCGGACTTTTCCAGAGCCCCGAGCTAAATTCTACATTGCAGAAATGGCAAGTGCACTGGGATATCTGCACTCTCTCAACATTGTCTACAG AGATTTGAAGCCAGAAAACATCCTGCTTGACCAAGAA GGGCATATCGTTTTGACTGACTTTGGACTGTGCAAGGAAGGTATTTCCCAGACAGATACCACCACTACGTTTTGTGGAACACCTGAG TACTTGGCTCCAGAGGTCCTGAGGAAGCAGCCGTATGATAATACAGTGGACTGGTGGTGCCTGGGATCAGTGCTATATGAAATGCTCTATGGTCTG CCACCATTctacagcagagacacacatgaGATGTATGACAACATTCTCCACAAGCCGCTGGTGATGCGTCCTGGTGCCTCCGGCACAGCCTGGTCTCTCCTCCAGGGCCTGCTAGAGAAAGATGGCACATACAGACTGGGGTCCAAGGATGACTTT AATGAAATCAAAGCACACAACTTCTTCTCCTCTATCAACTGGGATGACCTTGAACAAAAGAGGATCCCTCCCCCATTCACACCCAAAGTG aGCTGTTACTGTGATATCTCAAACTTCGATCCTGAGTTCACAGATGAGATGGTGCCCAACTCCGTCTGCTGGTCTCAAGAACACTCCATAATCAATGCCAGTGTAATGGAGGCTGATGATGCCTTTGTAGGCTTTTCTTACGCTCCAGCTTCTGATGACTCTTTCCTGTGA
- the mcmdc2 gene encoding minichromosome maintenance domain-containing protein 2 isoform X2, translating to MADIVSLKESVLVYLDRSGGLQKLVEDCKSFNDPQQVEAMYRFCIVVNPSDVIEVDPELGDCVLHDPLRATALFQSVCFLTIKTLSLVEKIHTESQVNIILRFTYLPPFPEYTLDLCSYPRVFSPMRPVSMEGLVIAMTRVTKYTQGARFLCTNDDCPCSTGFHHIRVHAPGATESATVRNDFTCMICNSQLKEDVKFRVLGDKQLVELIHVKAQNVLAAQQQSTLRYQSVTLFLRDELCNSMRIGRLYRVLGIPAHVHQWPNITCSVEANSVQLWEPEYPHKVSASFQDLFKATSSSPWRFSAILAHCFGLNVAPPGLYNTLKLAVLLSLVQSSTDAKDKIFHNLDLLVVTTDTLIVHRLMAYSLSLACHGVRHHSSGEMFASLSRDEHGAGTANIHAGSALLATGGICMLGELGCYRKDKLDAIQSECSFWALTELSRWSGRADSAILGIADIGPIAIQLVDAFGLLIQCKEMIGEQALLAQVNHTLLQAVKPEQPQYTSCWNFSTEEYTELVAHARNLQVDLSPGAEKLIHGYYMASRRVRTQSQGVKISVASIELLVSLAEAHCKLCLRTQVLEEDAVIAVLLCENSETLKHGTSALVIPPDSVFPCDLGDIDGLHRRDVMLDNLHQNILHFIYTYAPGADTYITEE from the exons ATGGCTGACATTGTGTCGTTAAAAGAATCGGTTCTCGTCTATTTAGACAGAAGTGGTGGCCTTCAGAAGCTGGTAGAAGACTGCAAATCATTTAATG ACCCGCAACAAGTTGAGGCAATGTACAGGTTTTGTATCGTCGTGAATCCCTCTGATGTGATAGAGGTGGATCCAGAACTGGGTGACTGTGTTCTCCATGACCCCCTAAGAGCAACAGCTTTGTTTCAGTCT GTTTGTTTCCTGACGataaaaacactttcacttgtTGAAAAGATCCACACAGAGAGTCAG GTGAATATCATTCTCAGGTTTACATACCTGCCTCCATTCCCTGAGTACACGTTGGACCTTTGTAGCTATCCTCGTGTGTTCAGCCCCATGAGACCTGTCTCCATGGAGGGCTTGGTCATTGCAATGACGAGGGTCACAAAATATACCCAAGGGGCCAGGTTCCTGTGCACTAACGATGACTGCCCCTGTTCTACAG GATTTCACCACATTCGAGTTCATGCTCCCGGCGCCACAGAGTCAGCTACTGTGAGAAACGACTTCACCTGCATGATCTGCAACTCTCAACTGAAGGAGGATGTGAAGTTCAGAGTTTTGGGAG acaaacaacttGTGGAGCTGATCCATGTGAAAGCGCAGAATGTGTTAGCTGCCCAACAGCAAAGCACGCTCAGATATCAATCTGTCACCCTGTTTCTCAGAG ACGAGCTGTGTAACTCGATGAGAATTGGTCGACTCTACAGGGTGTTAGGCATTCCTGCCCACGTGCACCAGTGGCCCAACATTACCTGTAGTGTAGAGGCAAACAGCGTCCAATTGTGGGAGCCAGAGT ATCCCCATAAAGTCAGTGCTAGCTTCCAGGACTTGTTTAAGGCCACATCCTCTTCTCCTTGGAGGTTCTCTGCCATCCTAGCTCACTGTTTTGGGTTGAATGTGGCTCCCCCAGGATTGTACAACACACTAAAGCTGGCTGTACTGCTCAGCTTGgtgcagagcagcacagatgcAAAAGACAAGATATTTCACAACTTGGATCTTCTGGTTGTCACTACTGACACTCTCATTGTACACAG ACTAATGGCGTACAGCTTGAGTTTGGCGTGTCATGGGGTCAGGCATCACTCCTCTGGGGAGATGTTTGCATCACTGTCCCGGGATGAACATGGAGCAGGAACTGCTAACATCCATGCTGGTTCTGCCCTGCTAGCCACAGGAGGAATTTGCATGTTAGGAGAACTTGGATGTTACAGAAAGGACAAACTGGATGCCATTCAGTCAG AATGCAGCTTCTGGGCCCTCACAGAGTTGTCTCGATGGTCTGGCAGGGCAGACAGTGCCATACTAGGAATAGCG GATATAGGTCCCATAGCAATTCAGCTGGTAGATGCTTTTGGCCTGCTCATCCAGTGCAAAGAAATGATAGGCGAGCAAGCCCTGCTGGCCCAGGTCAACCACACTCTCCTGCAGGCAGTAAAGCCTGAACAGCCCCAGTACACTTCCTGCTGGAATTTTTCTACTGAAGAATACACAGAG CTAGTAGCCCATGCACGAAATTTGCAAGTTGATCTCAGTCCTGGAGCAGAGAAACTTATCCATGGTTATTACATGGCCAGCCGTAGAGTCCGAACACAGAGTCAGGGTGTCAAGATATCTGTGGCCTCAATCGAATTACT gGTCTCTTTGGCTGAGGCCCACTGCAAGCTGTGTCTCAGAACACAAGTATTGGAGGAAGATGCTGTAATTGCTGTGCTCCTTTGCGAAAACTCAGAGACTCTCAAGCATg GGACTTCTGCTCTTGTCATTCCACCTGACTCCGTGTTTCCCTGTGACCTGGGAGATATTGATGGTTTGCACAGGAGAGATGTGATGCTAGATAACCTCCACCAGAATATCCTACACTTCATTTACACCTATGCACCAGGAGCAGACACATACATCACAGAGGAGTAA
- the LOC113164432 gene encoding transcription factor 24, translating to MVGRQTLRMDSSNCPGAVVDDSPGSSPSSSPSPDGRRRELQRARVLQTGGLGGRGRPAAANAARERSRVQTLRNAFLELQRTLPSVPPDTKLSKLDVLILATTYIAHLTRTLQEEGAEEGESTKQTEALQSLKGEGYLHPVKKWPMRSRLYVGATGQFLNTTNPSDSENQGPSSSSTSQ from the exons ATGGTTGGAAGACAGACGCTCCGGATGGACAGCAGTAATTGTCCCGGGGCGGTGGTGGATGACAGCCCCGGATCCAGTCCGAGCTCGAGCCCCAGTCCAGACGGGCGTCGTCGGGAGCTGCAGCGGGCTAGGGTGCTCCAGACCGGCGGGCTTGGCGGCCGAGGACGCCCGGCTGCAGCTAATGCAGCGCGGGAGAGAAGCCGAGTGCAAACCCTGAGAAACGCGTTTCTAGAGCTGCAAAGGACTTTGCCGTCAGTGCCGCCGGACACCAAGCTGTCCAAACTCGACGTCCTGATACTGGCCACTACCTACATTGCTCATTTGACTCGAACACTACAAGAGGAAGGCGCggaggagggagagagcacaaaacaaacagaggcgCTACAGTCTTTGAAAGGTGAAGGATACCTGCACCCGGTCAAG AAATGGCCGATGCGATCCAGACTGTACGTGGGGGCGACGGGACAGTTTCTGAACACCACAAATCCGTCCGATTCAGAGAATCAAGgcccatcatcatcatccacctcccagtaa